A single region of the candidate division KSB1 bacterium genome encodes:
- the hisB gene encoding imidazoleglycerol-phosphate dehydratase HisB, with product MKRSARVERHTRETDIVVELVIDGSGQAQVSTPIGLLTHMLEAMARHGLFDLVMTASGDLHVDQHHLLEDCGLVLGKAFAQALGDARGINRAGYFVYPMDEALAVVAVDMGGRPYLQYDAHFSRQFCGDLDTDLLEDFFYAFAVHAGANVVVRMPYGRSDHHKMEAIFKAFGKALSMACQLNPRAAGQIPSTKGIIDGRDC from the coding sequence GTGAAGCGATCAGCGCGCGTGGAGCGCCATACACGAGAAACAGACATTGTCGTTGAACTCGTGATTGACGGCTCGGGACAGGCACAGGTATCGACCCCGATCGGGTTGCTCACGCACATGCTGGAGGCCATGGCGCGCCACGGGCTGTTTGACCTCGTCATGACCGCCAGCGGCGATCTACACGTGGACCAACACCACTTGCTGGAAGACTGTGGTCTGGTTCTGGGCAAAGCCTTCGCGCAGGCCCTGGGCGACGCGCGCGGCATCAATCGCGCCGGCTACTTCGTCTATCCCATGGACGAGGCGCTGGCGGTGGTGGCAGTGGACATGGGCGGCCGCCCCTACTTGCAGTACGACGCCCACTTTAGCCGACAGTTCTGTGGGGACCTCGACACTGACTTGCTGGAGGACTTTTTCTATGCCTTTGCGGTGCACGCGGGTGCAAACGTGGTAGTGCGAATGCCGTATGGGCGGAGCGATCACCACAAGATGGAGGCCATTTTCAAGGCGTTCGGTAAGGCCCTCAGCATGGCGTGTCAGCTCAACCCCCGGGCTGCAGGTCAGATCCCCAGCACGAAGGGAATCATCGATGGTCGGGATTGTTGA
- the hisC gene encoding histidinol-phosphate transaminase encodes MTLIKQQVLALSRYEVPQEQQIVKLNQNEFPADVPEPVKQEILARLAATAWQRYPDGQAKELTKAIAEYVEVPAEWVLVGNASNELIQAVVAATCESGDVMVTVSPGFAVYSRVATTLGVSVREVPLREDFSFDAEAMAEAAQGTRLVIFASPNNPTGTSMLPDEMERLVARVDCLVCVDEAYFEFHGESAVPLLRHHGNLVVLRTFSKGWRLAGLRLGYLVGPPGLVAEIGKARLPFSVGVFQQVAGQVVLAHRTLMQQATREVVNQREKLLTRLQQMRGLVVVPSRANFLLFRHEHVPATRLFGALRERGVLVRSFGGALSQWLRVTIGTAAENQQFVAALSASLEELG; translated from the coding sequence ACAGATTGTCAAACTCAACCAGAACGAATTCCCGGCTGATGTTCCGGAACCGGTGAAGCAGGAGATTCTGGCGCGTCTGGCCGCCACCGCCTGGCAGCGCTACCCCGACGGCCAAGCGAAAGAATTGACCAAGGCCATCGCCGAGTATGTGGAAGTACCGGCGGAATGGGTGTTGGTGGGGAATGCCTCCAATGAGCTCATCCAAGCGGTGGTGGCCGCCACCTGCGAGAGCGGCGACGTGATGGTCACCGTGTCGCCAGGGTTTGCCGTGTACAGCAGGGTGGCGACGACACTCGGTGTCTCGGTGCGGGAGGTACCTCTGCGGGAGGATTTTTCCTTTGATGCGGAGGCCATGGCGGAGGCCGCTCAGGGGACGCGCTTGGTGATTTTTGCCTCGCCAAACAATCCCACCGGCACGTCCATGCTTCCCGATGAAATGGAGCGGCTCGTGGCACGCGTCGACTGCCTGGTGTGTGTGGACGAAGCCTATTTCGAGTTCCACGGGGAGAGCGCCGTGCCTCTGCTCCGACACCATGGCAATCTGGTGGTGCTGCGTACCTTTTCCAAGGGCTGGCGACTTGCAGGGCTCCGATTGGGGTACCTGGTCGGCCCTCCCGGGCTTGTGGCAGAAATCGGTAAGGCACGACTTCCGTTCTCGGTGGGTGTCTTCCAACAGGTTGCCGGCCAGGTGGTGCTCGCCCATAGGACCCTCATGCAGCAGGCAACTCGAGAAGTGGTCAATCAGCGCGAGAAACTCCTTACTAGGTTGCAACAGATGCGGGGGCTTGTGGTGGTGCCATCGCGGGCGAACTTTCTCCTCTTTCGCCACGAACATGTGCCGGCAACACGTCTATTCGGCGCACTGCGTGAGCGCGGCGTGCTGGTGCGCTCCTTCGGCGGAGCGCTAAGCCAATGGTTGCGCGTGACCATCGGCACTGCCGCGGAAAACCAGCAGTTTGTCGCAGCACTTTCTGCTTCCCTGGAGGAATTGGGGTGA
- a CDS encoding TIGR01548 family HAD-type hydrolase, which translates to MRAVLFDMDGVLVDVSRSYRLAIAQTVAYFSGRELSPVRIQAYKDAGGFNNDWQLTQQALRDLGVEVPYEVVVRVFQRLYLGENFDGLICNERWLLRREVAECLAAMYALGIVTGRPRAEAEWTLQRAGMRTFFGTVVTMDDLPPERQKPKPDGLCRALAELQATEGWYLGDSVDDIAAAASAGLMAVGVAQFGTEQEREAHKRLLLQRGAHLVLADVNSVREALL; encoded by the coding sequence GTGAGGGCCGTCCTGTTTGACATGGACGGGGTGCTCGTGGATGTCTCCCGCTCTTATCGGCTCGCCATCGCCCAGACGGTGGCGTACTTTTCGGGACGAGAACTGTCCCCCGTGCGCATCCAGGCATACAAGGACGCGGGGGGCTTCAACAACGACTGGCAACTGACCCAGCAGGCTCTGCGTGATCTGGGCGTAGAGGTCCCTTACGAAGTTGTCGTACGCGTTTTTCAGCGACTGTACCTGGGCGAGAACTTTGACGGGTTGATCTGTAACGAGCGGTGGCTATTGCGGCGTGAGGTAGCCGAATGCTTGGCAGCCATGTATGCCCTGGGCATAGTCACAGGCAGACCGCGAGCGGAGGCGGAATGGACCTTGCAGCGGGCCGGCATGCGCACCTTCTTTGGCACGGTGGTCACCATGGACGACTTGCCGCCAGAACGGCAAAAGCCCAAGCCGGACGGTCTATGTCGTGCGTTGGCGGAACTCCAGGCAACTGAAGGATGGTACCTCGGCGACTCGGTCGACGACATTGCCGCGGCTGCGAGCGCAGGGTTGATGGCAGTAGGTGTCGCACAGTTCGGTACGGAGCAGGAGCGTGAGGCCCACAAGCGGCTTCTTCTTCAGCGCGGTGCACACTTGGTGCTCGCGGATGTCAACAGCGTACGGGAGGCACTTTTGTGA
- the hisH gene encoding imidazole glycerol phosphate synthase subunit HisH, with protein MVGIVDYGAGNLRSVSKAFSHLGVAHRLVRTSDELEEVDRIVLPGVGSFGQAVQRLRDAGLFMPLRAWVQEGRSFLGICLGLQLLLERSDESPGVEGFGVLAGGCHRFNARRVPQIGWNNVNFENCPLFAGLAQGEFFYFVHSYYAKPENERHVIGWTEYGVRYASAVGGGRVWAVQFHPEKSGDAGLMVLANWVERC; from the coding sequence ATGGTCGGGATTGTTGACTATGGCGCCGGCAACCTGCGCTCGGTAAGCAAAGCTTTCTCTCACCTTGGTGTGGCCCACCGCCTAGTGCGCACCTCAGACGAACTGGAAGAAGTGGATAGGATTGTGCTTCCAGGCGTGGGCTCATTCGGTCAGGCAGTGCAGCGGCTTCGCGATGCGGGACTATTCATGCCGCTGCGCGCGTGGGTGCAAGAGGGGCGCTCTTTCCTGGGCATCTGCCTTGGACTTCAACTGCTCTTGGAGCGAAGTGACGAGTCCCCCGGCGTCGAGGGGTTCGGCGTGCTGGCCGGGGGCTGTCACCGGTTCAATGCGCGACGAGTGCCACAGATTGGCTGGAACAACGTGAACTTTGAGAATTGTCCGCTCTTCGCAGGGCTGGCACAAGGCGAGTTCTTCTACTTCGTACACAGCTATTATGCCAAACCCGAAAACGAGCGCCACGTTATCGGGTGGACCGAGTACGGTGTGCGCTATGCATCAGCGGTTGGAGGTGGCCGCGTTTGGGCCGTACAATTTCACCCCGAGAAGAGCGGCGATGCCGGCCTCATGGTGCTCGCCAATTGGGTGGAACGATGTTGA